In one window of Nicotiana tabacum cultivar K326 chromosome 12, ASM71507v2, whole genome shotgun sequence DNA:
- the LOC107776748 gene encoding uncharacterized protein LOC107776748 has product MKVIGHRRCSLYSSSRLFSSSVQWISPLHYQSRSSPRQDAAVEIDGTTVEEVPRKRKYISHESAVSLIKQEKDAKRALEIFNKVSDQKGFNHNNSTYAVLLHKLALCKKFETVDAVIHQMKYETCKFHEGIFINLMKHYSKSSLHEKVLEMFNAILPIVREKPSLNAISTCLNLLIEAKQIDLAREFLLNVQKHLDLKPNTCIFNILVKYHCRKGDVEAAFVVVEEMRKSRVSYPNLITYSTLMDGLCRCGRLQEAIDLFEKMLAEDQIPPDALTYNILINAFSRAGKVDRAMKIIDFMKKNGCQPNIVNYTALMNGFCKEGKEEDAKEVFHEMKRVGLTLDIVGYTTLINSFCRAGKVDEGIELLEEMKDKGCKADDVTIKVILGGLCRASRSSEAFDMLERLPYDGIRLSKESYRIVLNFLCKEGELEKAMELLGLMLARGFVPHFATSNELIVQQCEVGKAADAAMALFGLLEMGFKPEPQTWSLLIDVICRERKLLPAFQLLDELVLQ; this is encoded by the coding sequence ATGAAAGTTATTGGGCACAGGAGATGCAGTCTCTACTCTTCATCTAGGCTATTCTCATCTTCAGTTCAATGGATTTCTCCTTTGCATTACCAGAGCAGGAGTTCCCCAAGGCAAGATGCTGCTGTCGAAATAGATGGCACTACTGTAGAAGAAGTTCCAAGAAAACGCAAGTATATATCTCATGAATCTGCAGTCAGCTTGATAAAACAAGAGAAAGATGCAAAACGTGCCCTGGAAATTTTTAACAAGGTTTCTGATCAGAAGGGTTTCAATCACAATAACTCCACCTATGCTGTTCTTCTCCATAAACTTGCTCTTTGCAAGAAATTCGAAACAGTTGATGCTGTTATTCATCAGATGAAATATGAAACTTGCAAGTTCCATGAAGGTATATTCATTAACCTCATGAAACATTACTCCAAATCCTCTCTCCATGAAAAGGTTCTGGAGATGTTTAATGCAATCTTGCCTATCGTTCGGGAAAAGCCGTCTCTCAATGCCATTAGCACATGTCTGAATCTCCTGATTGAAGCAAAACAGATTGATCTGGCCAGGGAGTTTCTCTTAAATGTGCAGAAGCATCTAGATTTGAAGCCCAATACATGCATTTTCAATATCTTGGTCAAGTATCATTGCAGAAAAGGGGATGTTGAAGCTGCATTTGTAGTAGTAGAAGAGATGAGAAAGTCCAGAGTTTCTTATCCTAACTTAATTACTTATAGCACCCTTATGGATGGCCTATGCCGATGTGGAAGGCTTCAAGAAGCAATCGACTTGTTTGAGAAAATGCTTGCTGAAGATCAAATTCCGCCAGATGCATTGACTTATAATATCTTAATAAATGCATTTTCTCGTGCAGGAAAGGTGGATAGAGCTATGAAAATAATAGATTTTATGAAGAAAAATGGATGCCAACCAAATATAGTTAATTACACAGCTTTGATGAATGGATTTTGTAAGGAGGGGAAAGAGGAAGATGCCAAAGAGGTATTTCATGAGATGAAGAGAGTAGGCCTAACGCTTGATATCGTTGGCTATACAACATTGATAAATTCTTTCTGTAGGGCTGGTAAAGTTGATGAAGGCATTGAGTTACTCGAAGAAATGAAGGACAAAGGATGCAAAGCTGATGACGTGACAATAAAAGTTATACTTGGAGGATTGTGCAGAGCCTCTAGATCAAGTGAAGCTTTCGATATGCTTGAAAGGTTACCTTATGATGGTATCCGTCTAAGTAAGGAAAGTTATAGGATCGTGTTAAATTTCTTGTGTAAAGAAGGCGAGCTAGAAAAGGCAATGGAGTTGTTGGGTCTGATGTTGGCTAGAGGATTCGTGCCTCATTTTGCTACGTCAAATGAATTGATTGTTCAGCAATGTGAAGTTGGAAAGGCAGCCGATGCAGCTATGGCATTGTTTGGGCTGTTAGAAATGGGGTTTAAGCCAGAACCTCAGACGTGGAGTTTATTGATTGATGTGATTTGCAGGGAGAGAAAGTTGTTGCCTGCATTTCAATTACTTGATGAGTTGGTTCTGCAATAG